Proteins encoded together in one Macadamia integrifolia cultivar HAES 741 chromosome 8, SCU_Mint_v3, whole genome shotgun sequence window:
- the LOC122087310 gene encoding uncharacterized protein LOC122087310 isoform X2 yields MVVKMMKWRPWPPVLSKKFEVKLVMRRLEGLLSMVMVDGEKLVAEVPRLLVEIKWKGTKNALSSLRRTVKRNFTKEEDVHSDGVVHWNEEFLTVCNLTAYKDNVIHPWEVSFTVINEFYEIFYVTNTEIPPVDFIWMGKENLSTKQGCSKQGQKNKVPVVGTATLNLAEFASAGEEKEIEIDIPLVQPGGGAEPHPIICISLSLLELRITQEPGEMMQRSIVPVPLSPPPGETLLTEKDEVSALKAGLRRVKILKEYVSSRRAKKAGHEEEGSEGRCSARSEDGDCVYPFDTDSLDDYDGGELEDDRLNSSFRKSFSYGTLAYTNCVGGSFYSEMRISGENEDWIYYSNRKSDVGLLKMEESMASASQQSLQQSSKRSILPWRKRKLSFRSPKSKGEPLLKKAYAEEGGDDIDFDRRQLSSSDESSQGWRKVDEDSIANRSSVSEFGDDNFAVGSWERKEVISRDGHMKLCSQVFYASIDQRNERAAGESACTALVAVIADWFQNNRDDMPIKSQFDSLIREGSLEWRNLCENETYRERFPDKHFDLETVLQAKIRPLSVAPQKSFIGFFHPDGMEEGGFDFLHGAMSFDNIWDEISYAGSNCPSNDDPQVYIVSWNDHFFVLKVEPEAYYIIDTLGERLFEGCNQAYILRFDKDTAIHRLPKEAQSEGKSAGDHQKVTAAESANRLFRQSNNTKETSAAGPIVLKPDEELKKSEGEEEVVCSGKESCKEYIKNFLAAIPLRELQLDIKKGLMASTPLHHRLQIEFHYTEFLQPTAGLEQEQELELEPKPESEPRTSPAGAEAEAVAA; encoded by the exons CCAAGGAAGAGGATGTGCATAGCGATGGTGTTGTTCATTGGAATGAGGAGTTTCTTACCGTCTGTAACCTTACTGCTTACAAAGACAACGTCATCCACCCCTGGGAGGTCTCATTCACCGTCATCAAT GAGTTctatgagattttttatgtcaCCAATACGGAAATTCCTCCTGTTGATTTTATATGGATGGGGAAGGAGAATCTATCAACGAAACAAGGG TGCTCGAAGCAAGGGCAAAAGAATAAGGTTCCTGTTGTTGGAACAGCAACTTTAAACCTTGCAGAATTTGCTTCTGCAggtgaagagaaagagattgaaaTTGATATCCCTCTTGTTCAGCCTGGTGGTGGTGCTGAACCTCATCCCATTATCTGT ATATCTCTTAGTTTATTGGAATTAAGAATCACTCAAGAACCTGGCGAGATGATGCAGAGATCAATAGTTCCTGTTCCATTATCACCCCCACCTGGAGAAACTCTCTTAACGGAGAAAGATGAAGTTTCTGCCCTTAAAGCAGGTCTGCGTAGAGTAAAAATACTTAAAGAATATGTGTCTTCCCGAAGGGCAAAGAAGGCAGGCCATGAGGAAGAGGGCAGCGAGGGCAGATGCTCGGCAAGAAGTGAGGATGGTGACTGCGTATACCCTTTTGACACGGACTCACTTGATGATTATGATGGAGGAGAACTGGAGGACGATAGGTTAAATTCTAGTTTCAGGAAATCATTCAGTTATGGCACATTGGCCTACACAAACTGTGTCGGAGGATCATTTTACTCTGAGATGAGAATCAGTGGAGAGAACGAGGACTGGATTTACTATAGCAATCGCAAATCTGATGTGGGATTGTTGAAAATGGAGGAATCAATGGCATCAGCCTCTCAGCAGTCTCTACAGCAGAGTTCAAAGAGGAGCATCTTGCCGTGGAGGAAAAGGAAATTGAGCTTCAGATCTCCTAAATCAAAGGGGGAACCACTTTTAAAGAAAGCCTATGCAGAAGAAGGTGGggatgatattgattttgatcgtCGTCAGCTTAGCTCTTCTGATGAGTCCAGTCAAGGG TGGCGTAAAGTGGATGAGGATTCAATTGCAAATAGATCATCAGTGTCTGAATTTGGGGATGACAATTTTGCTGTGGGGAGCTGGGAGCGTAAGGAAGTAATAAGCCGTGATGGGCACATGAAGCTTTGCTCTCAAGTTTTCTATGCTTCGATTGATCAAAGAAATGAGCGTGCTGCAGGAGAAAGTGCATGCACAGCACTGGTTGCTGTTATCGCTGACTGGTTCCAGAACAACCGAGATGATATGCCTATCAAGTCCCAGTTTGACAGCCTGATTAGAGAAGGTTCATTAGAGTGGAGAAACCTTTGTGAGAATGAGACCTACAGGGAGCGATTTCCTGACAAGCACTTTGATCTTGAGACAGTCCTCCAGGCCAAGATCCGGCCTCTGTCTGTTGCCCCTCAGAAGTCCTTCATAGGATTCTTCCATCCAGATGGCATGGAAGAGGGTGGTTTTGACTTCCTGCATGGTGCTATGTCCTTCGACAACATTTGGGATGAGATCAGCTATGCTGGATCAAATTGTCCCAGCAATGATGACCCCCAGGTGTACATTGTCAGCTGGAATGACCATTTTTTTGTCCTCAAGGTTGAACCAGAGGCTTACTACATCATTGACACATTAGGGGAAAGGCTCTTTGAGGGGTGCAATCAGGCCTACATTTTAAGATTCGACAAAGACACAGCAATCCACAGGTTGCCAAAGGAGGCACAGTCGGAGGGCAAATCTGCTGGGGATCATCAGAAGGTAACAGCAGCTGAATCTGCAAATCGGCTGTTCCGGCAGAGCAACAACACCAAGGAAACTTCAGCTGCCGGGCCAATAGTTTTGAAGCCGGATGAGGAGTTGAAAAAGagtgagggagaagaggagGTGGTGTGCAGTGGGAAGGAATCGTGCAAGGAATACATCAAGAACTTTTTGGCTGCGATTCCTCTAAGGGAATTGCAACTAGATATCAAGAAGGGACTGATGGCATCGACTCCTCTTCATCACCGACTACAGATTGAATTTCACTACACTGAGTTTCTACAGCCGACTGCTGGACTGGAACAGGAACAGGAACTGGAACTGGAACCCAAACCTGAATCTGAACCCAGGACATCACCAGCAGGAGCAGAAGCAGAAGCCGTAGCCGCCTGA
- the LOC122087233 gene encoding cytosolic 5'-nucleotidase 3-like isoform X1, with the protein MEEKTHPSIESEMAVVGDPQSLEKKKAAIRNAGPGKLQVIADFDATLTKYWVNGCPGHTSHGLLQLGNPECEDKMRKLCEFYYPIKQSLTIPFEEKAKHMEEWQENGHALLIEAGLTLEAIKRSVADAKIEFREGVVELLNLLEERGVPVLILSAGLTDVIEEILRQKLPRFPKNVKIVSNQMVFSNDGRLVSFKGKTIHVLNKNEHALDMASSSVHDQFGETKEQSDDNVFIKRRTNALLLGDHIGDLGMSDGLNYEYQITVGFLNDDIEKFLETFQKAFDIVYVNDAPMWGVVELVSQICPSRGH; encoded by the exons ATGGAGGAGAAAACCCACCCGTCAATTGAATCGGAAATGGCTGTGGTCGGTGACCCTCAATCACTCGAGAAGAAAAAAGCTGCAATCCGAAATGCCGGTCCTGGAAAACTCCAG GTAATTGCGGATTTTGATGCCACGCTAACGAAGTACTGGGTCAATGGGTGTCCAGGTCATA CTAGTCATGGTCTGTTGCAGTTGGGTAATCCGGAATGCGAGGACAAGATGCGGAAATTGTGTGAATTTTATTATCCCATTAAGCAATCCCTGACGATTCCATTTGAGGAGAAAGCAAAGCATATGGAAGAATG GCAGGAAAATGGTCATGCGCTTCTGATTGAGGCTGGCCTTACCTTGGAGGCCATAAAGAGGTCGGTGGCTGATGCAAAAATTGAATTTAGGGAGGGGGTAGTTGAACTATTAAATCTTTTGGAG GAAAGAGGCGTGCCTGTTCTTATATTATCTGCCGGGCTTACAGACGTCATAGAGGAG ATCTTGAGGCAGAAACTTCCTAGATTTCCTAAGAATGTCAAGATTGTGTCAAACCAGATGGTATTCAGTAATGATGGTCGCCTTGTATCTTTTAAAG GAAAGACAATTCATGTCCTAAACAAGAATGAGCATGCTTTGGATATGGCCTCCTCATCTGTACATGATCAGTTTGGTGAAACTAAGGAGCAGAGTGATGATAATGTGTTTATTAAGAGAAGAACGAATGCACTGCTTCTTGGTGATCACATTGGAGATCTGGGCATGTCTGATGGTTTGAACTACGAGTATCAAATTACTGTGGGATTCCT GAATGATGACATTGAGAAGTTTCTTGAAACCTtccaaaaagcatttgatattGTGTATGTG AATGATGCACCCATGTGGGGAGTAGTAGAGTTGGTCTCACAAATATGTCCATCCAGAGGTCACTAG
- the LOC122087233 gene encoding cytosolic 5'-nucleotidase 3A-like isoform X3: MVLLPVWVQDHMSSLASWTHSHHQVIADFDATLTKYWVNGCPGHTSHGLLQLGNPECEDKMRKLCEFYYPIKQSLTIPFEEKAKHMEEWQENGHALLIEAGLTLEAIKRSVADAKIEFREGVVELLNLLEERGVPVLILSAGLTDVIEEILRQKLPRFPKNVKIVSNQMVFSNDGRLVSFKGKTIHVLNKNEHALDMASSSVHDQFGETKEQSDDNVFIKRRTNALLLGDHIGDLGMSDGLNYEYQITVGFLNDDIEKFLETFQKAFDIVYVNDAPMWGVVELVSQICPSRGH, encoded by the exons ATGGTGTTACTACCTGTGTGGGTGCAAGATCATATGTCATCTCTGGCTTCATGGACACATTCTCATCATCAG GTAATTGCGGATTTTGATGCCACGCTAACGAAGTACTGGGTCAATGGGTGTCCAGGTCATA CTAGTCATGGTCTGTTGCAGTTGGGTAATCCGGAATGCGAGGACAAGATGCGGAAATTGTGTGAATTTTATTATCCCATTAAGCAATCCCTGACGATTCCATTTGAGGAGAAAGCAAAGCATATGGAAGAATG GCAGGAAAATGGTCATGCGCTTCTGATTGAGGCTGGCCTTACCTTGGAGGCCATAAAGAGGTCGGTGGCTGATGCAAAAATTGAATTTAGGGAGGGGGTAGTTGAACTATTAAATCTTTTGGAG GAAAGAGGCGTGCCTGTTCTTATATTATCTGCCGGGCTTACAGACGTCATAGAGGAG ATCTTGAGGCAGAAACTTCCTAGATTTCCTAAGAATGTCAAGATTGTGTCAAACCAGATGGTATTCAGTAATGATGGTCGCCTTGTATCTTTTAAAG GAAAGACAATTCATGTCCTAAACAAGAATGAGCATGCTTTGGATATGGCCTCCTCATCTGTACATGATCAGTTTGGTGAAACTAAGGAGCAGAGTGATGATAATGTGTTTATTAAGAGAAGAACGAATGCACTGCTTCTTGGTGATCACATTGGAGATCTGGGCATGTCTGATGGTTTGAACTACGAGTATCAAATTACTGTGGGATTCCT GAATGATGACATTGAGAAGTTTCTTGAAACCTtccaaaaagcatttgatattGTGTATGTG AATGATGCACCCATGTGGGGAGTAGTAGAGTTGGTCTCACAAATATGTCCATCCAGAGGTCACTAG
- the LOC122087233 gene encoding cytosolic 5'-nucleotidase 3A-like isoform X2 translates to MGMEKTVAEVPTNSSSNTRWRCTVGSSLLSLNLALVIADFDATLTKYWVNGCPGHTSHGLLQLGNPECEDKMRKLCEFYYPIKQSLTIPFEEKAKHMEEWQENGHALLIEAGLTLEAIKRSVADAKIEFREGVVELLNLLEERGVPVLILSAGLTDVIEEILRQKLPRFPKNVKIVSNQMVFSNDGRLVSFKGKTIHVLNKNEHALDMASSSVHDQFGETKEQSDDNVFIKRRTNALLLGDHIGDLGMSDGLNYEYQITVGFLNDDIEKFLETFQKAFDIVYVNDAPMWGVVELVSQICPSRGH, encoded by the exons ATGGGCATGGAAAAAACAGTGGCAGAGGTTCCAACCAACTCATCATCAAACACTAGATGGCGATGCACTGTTGGATCTTCATTGCTCTCATTAAACCTTGCATTG GTAATTGCGGATTTTGATGCCACGCTAACGAAGTACTGGGTCAATGGGTGTCCAGGTCATA CTAGTCATGGTCTGTTGCAGTTGGGTAATCCGGAATGCGAGGACAAGATGCGGAAATTGTGTGAATTTTATTATCCCATTAAGCAATCCCTGACGATTCCATTTGAGGAGAAAGCAAAGCATATGGAAGAATG GCAGGAAAATGGTCATGCGCTTCTGATTGAGGCTGGCCTTACCTTGGAGGCCATAAAGAGGTCGGTGGCTGATGCAAAAATTGAATTTAGGGAGGGGGTAGTTGAACTATTAAATCTTTTGGAG GAAAGAGGCGTGCCTGTTCTTATATTATCTGCCGGGCTTACAGACGTCATAGAGGAG ATCTTGAGGCAGAAACTTCCTAGATTTCCTAAGAATGTCAAGATTGTGTCAAACCAGATGGTATTCAGTAATGATGGTCGCCTTGTATCTTTTAAAG GAAAGACAATTCATGTCCTAAACAAGAATGAGCATGCTTTGGATATGGCCTCCTCATCTGTACATGATCAGTTTGGTGAAACTAAGGAGCAGAGTGATGATAATGTGTTTATTAAGAGAAGAACGAATGCACTGCTTCTTGGTGATCACATTGGAGATCTGGGCATGTCTGATGGTTTGAACTACGAGTATCAAATTACTGTGGGATTCCT GAATGATGACATTGAGAAGTTTCTTGAAACCTtccaaaaagcatttgatattGTGTATGTG AATGATGCACCCATGTGGGGAGTAGTAGAGTTGGTCTCACAAATATGTCCATCCAGAGGTCACTAG
- the LOC122087310 gene encoding uncharacterized protein LOC122087310 isoform X1, which translates to MVVKMMKWRPWPPVLSKKFEVKLVMRRLEGLLSMVMVDGEKLVAEVPRLLVEIKWKGTKNALSSLRRTVKRNFTKEEDVHSDGVVHWNEEFLTVCNLTAYKDNVIHPWEVSFTVINEFYEIFYVTNTEIPPVDFIWMGKENLSTKQGVRCSKQGQKNKVPVVGTATLNLAEFASAGEEKEIEIDIPLVQPGGGAEPHPIICISLSLLELRITQEPGEMMQRSIVPVPLSPPPGETLLTEKDEVSALKAGLRRVKILKEYVSSRRAKKAGHEEEGSEGRCSARSEDGDCVYPFDTDSLDDYDGGELEDDRLNSSFRKSFSYGTLAYTNCVGGSFYSEMRISGENEDWIYYSNRKSDVGLLKMEESMASASQQSLQQSSKRSILPWRKRKLSFRSPKSKGEPLLKKAYAEEGGDDIDFDRRQLSSSDESSQGWRKVDEDSIANRSSVSEFGDDNFAVGSWERKEVISRDGHMKLCSQVFYASIDQRNERAAGESACTALVAVIADWFQNNRDDMPIKSQFDSLIREGSLEWRNLCENETYRERFPDKHFDLETVLQAKIRPLSVAPQKSFIGFFHPDGMEEGGFDFLHGAMSFDNIWDEISYAGSNCPSNDDPQVYIVSWNDHFFVLKVEPEAYYIIDTLGERLFEGCNQAYILRFDKDTAIHRLPKEAQSEGKSAGDHQKVTAAESANRLFRQSNNTKETSAAGPIVLKPDEELKKSEGEEEVVCSGKESCKEYIKNFLAAIPLRELQLDIKKGLMASTPLHHRLQIEFHYTEFLQPTAGLEQEQELELEPKPESEPRTSPAGAEAEAVAA; encoded by the exons CCAAGGAAGAGGATGTGCATAGCGATGGTGTTGTTCATTGGAATGAGGAGTTTCTTACCGTCTGTAACCTTACTGCTTACAAAGACAACGTCATCCACCCCTGGGAGGTCTCATTCACCGTCATCAAT GAGTTctatgagattttttatgtcaCCAATACGGAAATTCCTCCTGTTGATTTTATATGGATGGGGAAGGAGAATCTATCAACGAAACAAGGGGTAAGG TGCTCGAAGCAAGGGCAAAAGAATAAGGTTCCTGTTGTTGGAACAGCAACTTTAAACCTTGCAGAATTTGCTTCTGCAggtgaagagaaagagattgaaaTTGATATCCCTCTTGTTCAGCCTGGTGGTGGTGCTGAACCTCATCCCATTATCTGT ATATCTCTTAGTTTATTGGAATTAAGAATCACTCAAGAACCTGGCGAGATGATGCAGAGATCAATAGTTCCTGTTCCATTATCACCCCCACCTGGAGAAACTCTCTTAACGGAGAAAGATGAAGTTTCTGCCCTTAAAGCAGGTCTGCGTAGAGTAAAAATACTTAAAGAATATGTGTCTTCCCGAAGGGCAAAGAAGGCAGGCCATGAGGAAGAGGGCAGCGAGGGCAGATGCTCGGCAAGAAGTGAGGATGGTGACTGCGTATACCCTTTTGACACGGACTCACTTGATGATTATGATGGAGGAGAACTGGAGGACGATAGGTTAAATTCTAGTTTCAGGAAATCATTCAGTTATGGCACATTGGCCTACACAAACTGTGTCGGAGGATCATTTTACTCTGAGATGAGAATCAGTGGAGAGAACGAGGACTGGATTTACTATAGCAATCGCAAATCTGATGTGGGATTGTTGAAAATGGAGGAATCAATGGCATCAGCCTCTCAGCAGTCTCTACAGCAGAGTTCAAAGAGGAGCATCTTGCCGTGGAGGAAAAGGAAATTGAGCTTCAGATCTCCTAAATCAAAGGGGGAACCACTTTTAAAGAAAGCCTATGCAGAAGAAGGTGGggatgatattgattttgatcgtCGTCAGCTTAGCTCTTCTGATGAGTCCAGTCAAGGG TGGCGTAAAGTGGATGAGGATTCAATTGCAAATAGATCATCAGTGTCTGAATTTGGGGATGACAATTTTGCTGTGGGGAGCTGGGAGCGTAAGGAAGTAATAAGCCGTGATGGGCACATGAAGCTTTGCTCTCAAGTTTTCTATGCTTCGATTGATCAAAGAAATGAGCGTGCTGCAGGAGAAAGTGCATGCACAGCACTGGTTGCTGTTATCGCTGACTGGTTCCAGAACAACCGAGATGATATGCCTATCAAGTCCCAGTTTGACAGCCTGATTAGAGAAGGTTCATTAGAGTGGAGAAACCTTTGTGAGAATGAGACCTACAGGGAGCGATTTCCTGACAAGCACTTTGATCTTGAGACAGTCCTCCAGGCCAAGATCCGGCCTCTGTCTGTTGCCCCTCAGAAGTCCTTCATAGGATTCTTCCATCCAGATGGCATGGAAGAGGGTGGTTTTGACTTCCTGCATGGTGCTATGTCCTTCGACAACATTTGGGATGAGATCAGCTATGCTGGATCAAATTGTCCCAGCAATGATGACCCCCAGGTGTACATTGTCAGCTGGAATGACCATTTTTTTGTCCTCAAGGTTGAACCAGAGGCTTACTACATCATTGACACATTAGGGGAAAGGCTCTTTGAGGGGTGCAATCAGGCCTACATTTTAAGATTCGACAAAGACACAGCAATCCACAGGTTGCCAAAGGAGGCACAGTCGGAGGGCAAATCTGCTGGGGATCATCAGAAGGTAACAGCAGCTGAATCTGCAAATCGGCTGTTCCGGCAGAGCAACAACACCAAGGAAACTTCAGCTGCCGGGCCAATAGTTTTGAAGCCGGATGAGGAGTTGAAAAAGagtgagggagaagaggagGTGGTGTGCAGTGGGAAGGAATCGTGCAAGGAATACATCAAGAACTTTTTGGCTGCGATTCCTCTAAGGGAATTGCAACTAGATATCAAGAAGGGACTGATGGCATCGACTCCTCTTCATCACCGACTACAGATTGAATTTCACTACACTGAGTTTCTACAGCCGACTGCTGGACTGGAACAGGAACAGGAACTGGAACTGGAACCCAAACCTGAATCTGAACCCAGGACATCACCAGCAGGAGCAGAAGCAGAAGCCGTAGCCGCCTGA
- the LOC122087233 gene encoding cytosolic 5'-nucleotidase 3A-like isoform X4 — MGVQVILGNPECEDKMRKLCEFYYPIKQSLTIPFEEKAKHMEEWQENGHALLIEAGLTLEAIKRSVADAKIEFREGVVELLNLLEERGVPVLILSAGLTDVIEEILRQKLPRFPKNVKIVSNQMVFSNDGRLVSFKGKTIHVLNKNEHALDMASSSVHDQFGETKEQSDDNVFIKRRTNALLLGDHIGDLGMSDGLNYEYQITVGFLNDDIEKFLETFQKAFDIVYVNDAPMWGVVELVSQICPSRGH, encoded by the exons ATGGGTGTCCAGGTCATA TTGGGTAATCCGGAATGCGAGGACAAGATGCGGAAATTGTGTGAATTTTATTATCCCATTAAGCAATCCCTGACGATTCCATTTGAGGAGAAAGCAAAGCATATGGAAGAATG GCAGGAAAATGGTCATGCGCTTCTGATTGAGGCTGGCCTTACCTTGGAGGCCATAAAGAGGTCGGTGGCTGATGCAAAAATTGAATTTAGGGAGGGGGTAGTTGAACTATTAAATCTTTTGGAG GAAAGAGGCGTGCCTGTTCTTATATTATCTGCCGGGCTTACAGACGTCATAGAGGAG ATCTTGAGGCAGAAACTTCCTAGATTTCCTAAGAATGTCAAGATTGTGTCAAACCAGATGGTATTCAGTAATGATGGTCGCCTTGTATCTTTTAAAG GAAAGACAATTCATGTCCTAAACAAGAATGAGCATGCTTTGGATATGGCCTCCTCATCTGTACATGATCAGTTTGGTGAAACTAAGGAGCAGAGTGATGATAATGTGTTTATTAAGAGAAGAACGAATGCACTGCTTCTTGGTGATCACATTGGAGATCTGGGCATGTCTGATGGTTTGAACTACGAGTATCAAATTACTGTGGGATTCCT GAATGATGACATTGAGAAGTTTCTTGAAACCTtccaaaaagcatttgatattGTGTATGTG AATGATGCACCCATGTGGGGAGTAGTAGAGTTGGTCTCACAAATATGTCCATCCAGAGGTCACTAG
- the LOC122087310 gene encoding uncharacterized protein LOC122087310 isoform X3, producing MVVKMMKWRPWPPVLSKKFEVKLVMRRLEGLLSMVMVDGEKLVAEVPRLLVEIKWKGTKNALSSLRRTVKRNFTKEEDVHSDGVVHWNEEFLTVCNLTAYKDNVIHPWEVSFTVINCSKQGQKNKVPVVGTATLNLAEFASAGEEKEIEIDIPLVQPGGGAEPHPIICISLSLLELRITQEPGEMMQRSIVPVPLSPPPGETLLTEKDEVSALKAGLRRVKILKEYVSSRRAKKAGHEEEGSEGRCSARSEDGDCVYPFDTDSLDDYDGGELEDDRLNSSFRKSFSYGTLAYTNCVGGSFYSEMRISGENEDWIYYSNRKSDVGLLKMEESMASASQQSLQQSSKRSILPWRKRKLSFRSPKSKGEPLLKKAYAEEGGDDIDFDRRQLSSSDESSQGWRKVDEDSIANRSSVSEFGDDNFAVGSWERKEVISRDGHMKLCSQVFYASIDQRNERAAGESACTALVAVIADWFQNNRDDMPIKSQFDSLIREGSLEWRNLCENETYRERFPDKHFDLETVLQAKIRPLSVAPQKSFIGFFHPDGMEEGGFDFLHGAMSFDNIWDEISYAGSNCPSNDDPQVYIVSWNDHFFVLKVEPEAYYIIDTLGERLFEGCNQAYILRFDKDTAIHRLPKEAQSEGKSAGDHQKVTAAESANRLFRQSNNTKETSAAGPIVLKPDEELKKSEGEEEVVCSGKESCKEYIKNFLAAIPLRELQLDIKKGLMASTPLHHRLQIEFHYTEFLQPTAGLEQEQELELEPKPESEPRTSPAGAEAEAVAA from the exons CCAAGGAAGAGGATGTGCATAGCGATGGTGTTGTTCATTGGAATGAGGAGTTTCTTACCGTCTGTAACCTTACTGCTTACAAAGACAACGTCATCCACCCCTGGGAGGTCTCATTCACCGTCATCAAT TGCTCGAAGCAAGGGCAAAAGAATAAGGTTCCTGTTGTTGGAACAGCAACTTTAAACCTTGCAGAATTTGCTTCTGCAggtgaagagaaagagattgaaaTTGATATCCCTCTTGTTCAGCCTGGTGGTGGTGCTGAACCTCATCCCATTATCTGT ATATCTCTTAGTTTATTGGAATTAAGAATCACTCAAGAACCTGGCGAGATGATGCAGAGATCAATAGTTCCTGTTCCATTATCACCCCCACCTGGAGAAACTCTCTTAACGGAGAAAGATGAAGTTTCTGCCCTTAAAGCAGGTCTGCGTAGAGTAAAAATACTTAAAGAATATGTGTCTTCCCGAAGGGCAAAGAAGGCAGGCCATGAGGAAGAGGGCAGCGAGGGCAGATGCTCGGCAAGAAGTGAGGATGGTGACTGCGTATACCCTTTTGACACGGACTCACTTGATGATTATGATGGAGGAGAACTGGAGGACGATAGGTTAAATTCTAGTTTCAGGAAATCATTCAGTTATGGCACATTGGCCTACACAAACTGTGTCGGAGGATCATTTTACTCTGAGATGAGAATCAGTGGAGAGAACGAGGACTGGATTTACTATAGCAATCGCAAATCTGATGTGGGATTGTTGAAAATGGAGGAATCAATGGCATCAGCCTCTCAGCAGTCTCTACAGCAGAGTTCAAAGAGGAGCATCTTGCCGTGGAGGAAAAGGAAATTGAGCTTCAGATCTCCTAAATCAAAGGGGGAACCACTTTTAAAGAAAGCCTATGCAGAAGAAGGTGGggatgatattgattttgatcgtCGTCAGCTTAGCTCTTCTGATGAGTCCAGTCAAGGG TGGCGTAAAGTGGATGAGGATTCAATTGCAAATAGATCATCAGTGTCTGAATTTGGGGATGACAATTTTGCTGTGGGGAGCTGGGAGCGTAAGGAAGTAATAAGCCGTGATGGGCACATGAAGCTTTGCTCTCAAGTTTTCTATGCTTCGATTGATCAAAGAAATGAGCGTGCTGCAGGAGAAAGTGCATGCACAGCACTGGTTGCTGTTATCGCTGACTGGTTCCAGAACAACCGAGATGATATGCCTATCAAGTCCCAGTTTGACAGCCTGATTAGAGAAGGTTCATTAGAGTGGAGAAACCTTTGTGAGAATGAGACCTACAGGGAGCGATTTCCTGACAAGCACTTTGATCTTGAGACAGTCCTCCAGGCCAAGATCCGGCCTCTGTCTGTTGCCCCTCAGAAGTCCTTCATAGGATTCTTCCATCCAGATGGCATGGAAGAGGGTGGTTTTGACTTCCTGCATGGTGCTATGTCCTTCGACAACATTTGGGATGAGATCAGCTATGCTGGATCAAATTGTCCCAGCAATGATGACCCCCAGGTGTACATTGTCAGCTGGAATGACCATTTTTTTGTCCTCAAGGTTGAACCAGAGGCTTACTACATCATTGACACATTAGGGGAAAGGCTCTTTGAGGGGTGCAATCAGGCCTACATTTTAAGATTCGACAAAGACACAGCAATCCACAGGTTGCCAAAGGAGGCACAGTCGGAGGGCAAATCTGCTGGGGATCATCAGAAGGTAACAGCAGCTGAATCTGCAAATCGGCTGTTCCGGCAGAGCAACAACACCAAGGAAACTTCAGCTGCCGGGCCAATAGTTTTGAAGCCGGATGAGGAGTTGAAAAAGagtgagggagaagaggagGTGGTGTGCAGTGGGAAGGAATCGTGCAAGGAATACATCAAGAACTTTTTGGCTGCGATTCCTCTAAGGGAATTGCAACTAGATATCAAGAAGGGACTGATGGCATCGACTCCTCTTCATCACCGACTACAGATTGAATTTCACTACACTGAGTTTCTACAGCCGACTGCTGGACTGGAACAGGAACAGGAACTGGAACTGGAACCCAAACCTGAATCTGAACCCAGGACATCACCAGCAGGAGCAGAAGCAGAAGCCGTAGCCGCCTGA